The following proteins are co-located in the Dehalococcoides mccartyi 195 genome:
- a CDS encoding DnaJ C-terminal domain-containing protein, protein MANEKNLYETLGVAKTASADEIKKAYRKLARKYHPDLNPGDKTAEETFKKINQAYEVLNNPENRAKYDKYGDQWQYGEQFEKARASQQQTQGNPFGGYDFSFGGSEGGGFEDILSQMLGGRMGGRRSRPQPGQSIEQPVDISLEEAASGTSRLLSFQMQKPCETCGGSGAKDKKVCPTCQGTGINPGIERLEVKIPAGVKNDSKIRLAGKGGYGQSGGQRGDLFLRIHVRPNDRFERKDDDLTVNVPVNLTTAMLGGEIFVPALKGKLALKIPAETQNGRTFRLKGQGIPHLGKDGSGDLLAKINIVLPEKLTAAERDLFEKLRQLRPDS, encoded by the coding sequence ATGGCTAATGAAAAAAACTTATACGAAACACTGGGCGTAGCCAAAACCGCCAGCGCAGACGAAATCAAGAAGGCATACCGCAAGCTTGCCCGCAAGTACCACCCGGATTTGAATCCGGGAGATAAGACGGCTGAAGAAACCTTCAAGAAGATTAACCAGGCTTATGAAGTACTTAACAACCCTGAAAACCGGGCCAAGTATGACAAGTATGGTGACCAGTGGCAGTATGGCGAACAGTTTGAAAAAGCCCGGGCCAGCCAGCAGCAAACCCAGGGCAACCCCTTTGGGGGGTATGATTTCAGCTTTGGCGGCAGCGAAGGCGGCGGGTTTGAAGATATTTTGAGCCAGATGCTGGGTGGCCGTATGGGCGGGCGCCGAAGCCGCCCCCAGCCTGGACAAAGCATTGAACAACCCGTAGACATTTCGCTGGAAGAAGCCGCCAGCGGCACCAGCCGTCTGCTAAGTTTCCAGATGCAAAAACCCTGCGAGACCTGCGGAGGCAGCGGGGCAAAAGATAAAAAGGTCTGCCCCACCTGCCAGGGTACAGGTATAAATCCGGGGATTGAAAGACTGGAAGTCAAAATACCGGCCGGGGTTAAAAATGACTCCAAAATCCGTTTGGCAGGCAAGGGCGGGTATGGACAATCGGGTGGACAAAGGGGTGACCTATTCCTCCGGATACATGTCCGCCCCAATGATAGATTTGAACGCAAGGATGATGACCTGACGGTAAACGTACCGGTAAACCTGACTACCGCCATGCTGGGCGGGGAGATATTTGTCCCCGCACTCAAAGGCAAACTAGCCTTGAAAATACCGGCCGAAACCCAGAACGGGCGGACTTTCCGCTTAAAAGGGCAGGGCATCCCCCACTTAGGCAAAGACGGCAGCGGGGATTTACTGGCCAAAATCAACATTGTGCTGCCGGAAAAACTTACCGCCGCTGAAAGAGACCTTTTTGAAAAACTGCGCCAGCTTAGGCCGGACAGTTAA
- a CDS encoding MerR family transcriptional regulator — protein MENANQPRYVISVAAEILGMQTYTLRYYERVGIIKPFRSQGRIRLYSEQDIERLKLAKTLLDDLGINMAGVEVILNMRNRIQELISENEALREEIQLLREE, from the coding sequence ATGGAAAATGCAAACCAGCCCCGTTATGTAATCTCAGTAGCTGCCGAAATACTGGGTATGCAGACTTATACCCTGCGGTATTACGAAAGGGTGGGCATTATCAAGCCTTTCCGTTCGCAGGGCAGGATAAGATTATACTCGGAGCAGGATATTGAACGGCTGAAACTGGCCAAAACCCTGCTGGATGATTTGGGTATAAATATGGCCGGGGTTGAAGTAATCTTAAACATGCGTAACCGCATTCAGGAGCTTATATCCGAAAACGAAGCCCTGAGGGAAGAAATACAATTACTCAGAGAGGAGTAA
- a CDS encoding ATP-dependent Clp protease ATP-binding subunit, whose protein sequence is MRQEKFTEQAQEALSASQMLVQEYQHSQWDVEHVLLALIRQEKGLVGEILKELKVSSEEITKQLVDSLKRSPKAVGGNIQIYPTPRIINLLQTANNEAERLRDEFIGTEHLLVAIAGDTQGESARILKQFGIDQEKVYSALQKIRGGHRVTDARAESKYRALAKYSRDLTELAKQGKIDPVIGRDQEIRRVMQILSRRTKNNPVIVGEAGVGKTAIAEGVAQKIADNDVPESLRDRKVMALDMGALVAGSKFRGEFEERLKAVMDEVRQSAGEIILFIDEIHTVVGAGAAEGAIDASNMLKPALARGELQTIGATTLDDYRKYIEKDTALERRFQPVFVDEPTVEQTIEILKGIRPKYEAHHKLKITDAALEAAARLSSRYITERQLPDKAIDLIDEAASKLRLDSESAPPEVKKLEDELRQAGIEEEAASQLQEYEKAAELKAEKMRLEEKFNTAREDWLKQEKIAEEVTAEQITTLVSSMTGIPVSQMLEGEASKLLNMEDRIHERMVDQEEAVKAVAEAIRRSRAGLKDPRRPIGSFLFLGPTGVGKTELARSLAWFLFDDETAMVRLDMSEYQEKHTVSRLVGAPPGYVGYDEGGQLTELVRRRPYRVILLDEIEKAHPDVYNTLLQLLDDGRLTDGQGRTVDFKNTVIIMTSNAGIETIKRESALGFAVRTDDSKTRHDGYERMKDKVMAEVKKTFRPEFINRVDEIIVFHELAEEQIRQIVDFIIKDVSKRLEERKLKLELTDAAKGWLAKVGYDPAFGARPLRRAIERYIESPLADKLLRNEFSENATILVDKADEALSFSQKAA, encoded by the coding sequence GTGAGACAGGAAAAATTTACCGAACAAGCCCAGGAAGCCCTCAGTGCTTCACAGATGCTGGTGCAGGAATACCAGCACAGCCAATGGGACGTTGAACATGTGCTGCTGGCCCTTATCCGTCAGGAAAAGGGGCTGGTGGGTGAAATACTAAAAGAACTTAAAGTAAGCTCAGAGGAAATAACCAAGCAGCTGGTGGACTCTTTAAAGCGTTCGCCCAAAGCGGTAGGCGGCAATATCCAGATATACCCCACCCCCCGTATTATAAACCTGCTGCAAACCGCCAACAACGAAGCAGAGCGCCTGCGGGACGAGTTTATCGGCACGGAACATTTGCTGGTGGCCATTGCCGGAGATACCCAGGGAGAATCTGCCCGAATTTTGAAGCAGTTTGGTATTGACCAGGAAAAAGTTTATTCCGCCCTCCAAAAAATACGGGGCGGACACAGGGTGACCGATGCCAGAGCCGAAAGCAAATACCGGGCACTGGCCAAATACAGCCGCGACCTTACCGAACTGGCCAAACAGGGCAAAATAGACCCGGTAATAGGCCGTGACCAGGAAATCCGCCGGGTTATGCAAATACTCTCCCGCCGCACCAAAAACAACCCGGTGATTGTGGGTGAAGCGGGCGTGGGCAAAACTGCCATTGCCGAAGGGGTTGCCCAGAAAATTGCGGATAATGACGTACCCGAATCCCTGCGTGACCGCAAGGTAATGGCCCTGGATATGGGCGCTCTGGTTGCCGGAAGCAAGTTCCGCGGAGAGTTTGAAGAACGCCTCAAAGCGGTCATGGACGAGGTGCGCCAATCCGCCGGAGAGATTATCCTTTTCATAGACGAAATCCATACCGTAGTCGGGGCGGGAGCGGCTGAGGGAGCTATAGATGCCTCAAATATGCTCAAACCGGCTTTGGCCAGAGGTGAACTTCAGACAATAGGGGCTACCACTCTGGATGACTACCGCAAATATATTGAGAAAGATACCGCTCTGGAGCGCCGTTTCCAGCCGGTGTTTGTAGACGAGCCTACAGTTGAACAGACTATTGAAATATTAAAGGGCATCAGACCCAAATACGAAGCCCACCATAAACTGAAAATAACTGACGCCGCTCTGGAGGCAGCCGCCAGACTGTCCAGCCGCTATATAACCGAACGCCAGCTGCCGGACAAGGCGATAGACCTTATTGACGAGGCAGCCAGTAAACTCCGGCTGGACAGCGAAAGCGCCCCGCCGGAAGTAAAAAAACTGGAAGATGAACTCCGCCAGGCAGGCATTGAGGAAGAGGCCGCCTCCCAGCTTCAGGAATACGAAAAAGCGGCTGAACTCAAGGCTGAAAAGATGCGTCTTGAGGAAAAATTCAACACTGCCCGCGAGGATTGGCTGAAACAGGAGAAAATAGCCGAAGAAGTAACCGCCGAACAGATTACCACCTTGGTTTCGTCTATGACCGGCATACCGGTCAGCCAGATGCTGGAAGGTGAGGCTTCCAAACTGCTGAATATGGAAGACCGCATCCACGAGCGTATGGTAGACCAGGAGGAAGCGGTAAAAGCCGTAGCCGAAGCTATCCGCCGCAGCCGGGCCGGTCTTAAAGACCCGCGCCGTCCCATCGGCAGCTTTTTGTTCTTAGGCCCGACCGGGGTTGGCAAAACCGAACTTGCCCGCAGCTTAGCCTGGTTTTTGTTTGATGACGAAACCGCCATGGTCAGGCTGGACATGTCCGAATATCAGGAAAAACACACTGTTTCCCGTCTGGTAGGTGCTCCCCCCGGATACGTGGGCTACGACGAAGGCGGGCAGCTGACTGAACTGGTTCGCCGCCGCCCGTACCGGGTTATCCTGCTGGACGAAATTGAAAAAGCCCACCCGGATGTATACAACACCCTGCTCCAGCTGCTGGATGACGGCCGCCTGACAGACGGGCAGGGCAGAACGGTGGACTTTAAAAACACGGTTATCATTATGACCTCCAACGCAGGCATAGAAACTATCAAACGCGAATCTGCCCTGGGTTTTGCCGTCAGGACTGATGACTCCAAAACCCGCCATGACGGCTATGAACGCATGAAAGACAAGGTCATGGCCGAGGTTAAAAAGACCTTCCGCCCGGAGTTTATCAACCGGGTAGACGAAATAATTGTCTTCCATGAGCTGGCCGAAGAACAGATACGCCAGATAGTGGATTTCATAATAAAAGATGTTTCCAAACGGCTTGAAGAACGCAAACTCAAGCTGGAGCTGACCGATGCCGCCAAAGGCTGGCTGGCCAAGGTGGGTTATGACCCGGCCTTTGGTGCCAGACCCCTTCGCAGGGCCATTGAAAGATACATAGAAAGCCCGCTGGCTGACAAGCTGCTTCGCAATGAGTTCAGCGAAAATGCTACAATACTGGTGGACAAGGCGGATGAAGCCCTGAGTTTCAGCCAGAAGGCCGCCTGA
- a CDS encoding VTT domain-containing protein, protein MVDLPEEDISIYETGAELKTRAWFKRWGIWLGILVIIISIALSVWLIIRRDIIQDLAGYGYIGMFAISFLGSSISIVPVPMLAVQFTLGGVLPPPVGEPILGPLFAGIVASLAEALGGFSIYMTGYSGKSSLAGSDSGSKLNRLYCKMIRLMERRGSLMVFILSAIINPFFYPMTLAAGAVNFGIRKFMLISLAGKFIKCTAICYAGYFGLTRLFGF, encoded by the coding sequence ATAGTGGATCTGCCCGAAGAAGACATCTCAATATATGAAACCGGTGCCGAGCTGAAAACCCGTGCTTGGTTTAAAAGATGGGGGATTTGGCTCGGCATTCTGGTGATAATTATCAGTATTGCCCTTTCGGTCTGGCTTATTATCCGCCGGGATATTATTCAGGACCTGGCCGGTTACGGCTATATAGGCATGTTTGCCATCAGCTTTCTGGGCAGCTCCATTTCCATTGTCCCGGTGCCTATGCTGGCTGTCCAGTTTACTCTGGGGGGTGTTTTGCCCCCGCCGGTGGGGGAGCCGATACTGGGGCCCCTTTTTGCTGGAATAGTAGCCAGTTTAGCCGAAGCCTTGGGCGGCTTCTCCATTTACATGACCGGCTACTCCGGCAAATCCAGCCTGGCCGGGTCAGATTCAGGCAGCAAACTAAACCGCCTCTACTGCAAAATGATACGGCTGATGGAAAGGCGGGGTTCGCTCATGGTCTTCATCCTTTCAGCCATTATCAACCCTTTTTTCTACCCCATGACTTTGGCTGCCGGAGCGGTAAATTTCGGTATCCGCAAATTTATGCTGATTTCACTGGCCGGCAAATTTATAAAATGCACTGCCATCTGTTATGCCGGATATTTCGGCTTAACCCGCCTGTTTGGTTTTTAA
- the purF gene encoding amidophosphoribosyltransferase — protein MHESCGIFGVFAPGQDVARLTFFALFALQHRGQESSGISTSDGRELKLYSQMGLVSHIFTEDILRKLGGHIAIGHNRYSTTGSSQQINAQPFLMGQGDNVMAIAHNGNIVNSEALNAELSSQGYVFKSSTDTEIIGQLILSAVETDWVKRIRYAMNRLKGAFSCTIMTKDTLYAMRDPLGVRPLCLGKIQGGYVVASESCALDHIGADFIREIEPGEILAINENGVTSFKQPISRRALCIFEFIYFARPDSQIDGQLLYSARQAMGAELAREYPVEADLVIGVPDSATAAGIGYAINSGIPPAEGLIKNRYMGRTFIQPDQHLRDLGVKLKFNPLRSVLEDKRVVLVDDSIVRGTTTPQVIRLLRKAGAKEVHMRVCAPPITNPCFFGVDMATRSELIAAKMSVPEIQKYIGADSLGYLSLPGLIKAVGLPKDNFCLACFTGEYALPVQLEMDKFALGNQRGNCCQMPSPGS, from the coding sequence TTGCATGAATCTTGCGGCATTTTCGGTGTATTTGCCCCCGGTCAGGATGTAGCCCGGCTCACATTTTTCGCCCTGTTTGCCTTGCAGCACAGGGGACAGGAAAGCTCAGGTATTTCTACATCTGACGGGCGGGAACTTAAGCTTTATTCCCAGATGGGTCTGGTCTCCCATATCTTTACTGAAGATATACTCCGCAAACTGGGCGGACATATTGCCATAGGGCATAACCGTTATTCCACCACCGGTTCAAGCCAGCAGATAAACGCCCAGCCATTTCTGATGGGCCAAGGCGACAACGTTATGGCCATAGCCCATAACGGCAATATAGTTAATTCAGAAGCCCTGAATGCCGAACTAAGCTCTCAGGGATATGTTTTTAAAAGCTCTACAGATACCGAAATAATCGGCCAGCTTATCCTGTCAGCAGTTGAAACTGACTGGGTCAAACGGATACGCTATGCCATGAACCGCCTTAAAGGGGCTTTTTCCTGCACTATTATGACCAAAGACACCCTCTACGCCATGCGTGACCCGCTGGGTGTCCGCCCCCTGTGCCTGGGCAAAATTCAAGGGGGTTACGTAGTTGCTTCCGAAAGCTGTGCCCTTGACCATATCGGGGCTGATTTCATACGCGAAATAGAGCCGGGTGAAATTCTGGCTATAAATGAAAACGGGGTAACCAGTTTCAAACAGCCGATTTCCCGCCGGGCTTTGTGCATATTTGAATTTATTTATTTTGCCCGCCCTGACAGCCAGATAGACGGGCAGCTTTTATATTCCGCCCGCCAGGCTATGGGGGCAGAGCTGGCCAGAGAGTACCCGGTAGAAGCGGATTTGGTGATAGGCGTACCTGACTCCGCTACAGCAGCCGGTATAGGTTATGCTATAAATTCAGGCATACCCCCGGCCGAAGGCCTTATTAAAAACCGCTACATGGGGCGGACATTTATTCAGCCTGACCAGCACCTTCGCGACCTGGGAGTAAAGCTCAAGTTCAACCCCCTGAGGAGTGTTCTGGAAGACAAGCGGGTAGTACTGGTAGATGACAGCATAGTCCGCGGGACTACCACCCCCCAGGTTATCCGCCTGCTGCGCAAAGCCGGTGCCAAAGAAGTACATATGAGGGTATGCGCCCCGCCCATAACCAACCCCTGTTTCTTCGGGGTAGACATGGCCACCCGTTCGGAGCTTATTGCCGCTAAAATGAGCGTGCCTGAGATACAGAAATACATAGGGGCAGATTCACTTGGTTACCTCAGCCTGCCCGGCCTTATAAAGGCAGTGGGGCTGCCCAAAGATAACTTCTGCCTGGCCTGTTTCACCGGCGAATACGCCCTGCCGGTTCAGCTGGAGATGGATAAATTTGCACTCGGCAACCAGCGCGGCAACTGCTGCCAGATGCCATCACCCGGCAGCTAA
- the purM gene encoding phosphoribosylformylglycinamidine cyclo-ligase, whose product MRGGHIKDTYAGAGVDINSASKSKELIKQYAKATLGSQVLAGPGFFGGMYEFKGYKNPVLVSSCDGVGTKLKLAGVLNKHDTIGIDIVNHSVNDILTSGAEPIFFLDYIAMGKLSPEKIADIVKGLSTACLEAGCALIGGETAEMPGLYHGEDYDLAGFIVGVVEKENMLINRGIKPGDVILGLASNGLHTNGYSLARKVLGESREALDKYYPELGQTAGEALLVPHRSYLKEIKPNLPLIKGLAHITGGGLTDNVPRTLPEDVSARFETKNWEIPPLLQLIQKTGGIDREEMFHVFNMGIGMVIIAGSEEAALIMQNLPEAKVIGEIAARQSGVQVIIE is encoded by the coding sequence TTGAGAGGTGGGCACATCAAAGATACATATGCCGGGGCAGGAGTAGATATAAATTCCGCCTCAAAATCAAAAGAACTCATCAAGCAGTACGCCAAAGCCACTTTGGGCTCCCAGGTACTGGCCGGGCCGGGATTTTTCGGCGGAATGTACGAATTCAAAGGCTACAAAAACCCGGTGCTGGTTTCCAGTTGTGATGGAGTAGGCACCAAACTGAAACTGGCCGGGGTGCTGAATAAACATGACACTATAGGCATTGACATTGTCAACCACTCTGTCAATGATATACTGACCTCCGGGGCTGAACCAATCTTTTTCCTTGATTACATAGCCATGGGCAAACTTTCGCCTGAAAAAATAGCCGACATTGTCAAGGGACTGTCTACCGCCTGTCTAGAGGCGGGCTGCGCCCTTATCGGCGGAGAAACGGCCGAAATGCCCGGCCTTTACCACGGGGAAGATTATGATTTGGCCGGCTTTATCGTAGGGGTAGTTGAAAAGGAAAATATGCTTATCAACCGGGGTATCAAACCGGGAGATGTCATTTTGGGTCTGGCTTCAAACGGACTCCACACCAACGGTTATTCGCTGGCACGCAAAGTTCTGGGCGAAAGCCGCGAAGCTCTGGATAAATATTATCCCGAACTGGGGCAAACCGCAGGCGAAGCCCTGCTGGTGCCTCACCGCAGTTATCTGAAAGAAATAAAGCCCAACCTCCCCCTCATAAAAGGGCTGGCCCACATAACCGGCGGAGGCCTGACAGACAATGTCCCCAGGACACTGCCCGAAGATGTATCCGCCCGTTTTGAAACTAAAAACTGGGAAATACCGCCCCTCCTCCAGCTTATCCAGAAAACCGGGGGAATAGACCGCGAAGAGATGTTCCACGTGTTTAATATGGGTATAGGCATGGTGATTATAGCCGGCAGCGAAGAGGCCGCTCTGATAATGCAAAATCTGCCGGAAGCAAAAGTAATCGGGGAGATTGCAGCCCGCCAAAGCGGAGTGCAGGTAATAATTGAATAA
- the purH gene encoding bifunctional phosphoribosylaminoimidazolecarboxamide formyltransferase/IMP cyclohydrolase, whose amino-acid sequence MRAILSVSDKTGLIEFAKGLSELGFDIYSTGGTKKSLQQANVTVHGISDMTGSPEILDGRVKTLHPKVHGGILARRDLPEHMAELEEHHIQPIDMVVVNLYPFVKTVSRPDVSLTDALENIDIGGPTMIRASAKNFPSVIVVVDPQDYSRVLEHLQAGTLSLDERKKLAQKAFQHVAMYDTAISQYLWQGEEGFPENMTIALSKRYDLRYGENPHQPAVFYAENRVGQGQDSGITWAQQVWGKQLSFNNILDADAAWGAATDFAAATVAIVKHTNTCGLASDENIAEAYKKAFSGDPVSAYGGIVASNRKVTLSMAEAMKGVFYEIIIAPEYEPEALEFLKTRKDLRILIAELPKHAENKAASLDYRRVKGGLLVQAADELAEEALQTKVATNRAPTAEEMADLKFAWRAVKHIKSNAIVLAKNKVLLGMGAGQPNRVVSVDIAKSKAGEASKGSVMASDAMFPFPDSVEQAAAAGVTAIIQPGGSIRDQESIDAANKYNIAMVFTGTRHFRH is encoded by the coding sequence ATGAGGGCTATCCTGAGCGTCTCAGATAAAACCGGTCTTATCGAATTCGCCAAAGGCTTGTCAGAACTGGGTTTTGATATATACAGCACCGGCGGAACCAAGAAATCACTCCAGCAGGCAAATGTAACCGTTCACGGCATTTCGGACATGACCGGTTCGCCTGAAATACTGGACGGACGGGTCAAAACTTTGCATCCCAAGGTACACGGCGGCATACTGGCCCGGCGTGACCTGCCCGAACATATGGCCGAACTGGAAGAACACCATATCCAACCCATTGACATGGTGGTAGTCAATCTCTACCCCTTTGTCAAGACTGTTTCCCGGCCGGATGTAAGCCTGACTGATGCACTGGAGAATATTGATATCGGCGGACCTACCATGATACGGGCTTCCGCCAAGAACTTCCCCAGTGTGATTGTGGTGGTAGACCCTCAGGATTACTCCCGTGTACTGGAACACCTTCAGGCAGGCACTCTGAGCCTTGACGAACGCAAGAAACTGGCCCAAAAGGCCTTCCAGCACGTAGCCATGTATGATACGGCCATCTCCCAGTACCTCTGGCAGGGAGAAGAGGGTTTCCCCGAAAATATGACCATAGCCCTTTCCAAACGCTATGACCTGCGTTACGGTGAAAACCCCCACCAGCCGGCTGTTTTCTATGCTGAAAACAGGGTTGGACAAGGGCAGGACAGCGGCATTACCTGGGCGCAGCAGGTCTGGGGCAAACAGCTTTCCTTTAACAATATTCTGGACGCAGACGCCGCCTGGGGAGCCGCCACTGACTTTGCGGCTGCCACAGTAGCCATAGTCAAGCATACCAATACCTGCGGTCTGGCCAGTGACGAAAACATTGCCGAAGCCTACAAGAAGGCCTTTTCGGGTGACCCCGTTTCGGCTTACGGCGGTATAGTAGCCTCCAACCGCAAAGTGACACTGTCCATGGCCGAAGCCATGAAGGGTGTCTTTTATGAAATCATCATTGCCCCCGAATACGAACCGGAGGCACTGGAATTCCTTAAAACCCGCAAGGATTTGCGTATACTCATAGCCGAACTGCCCAAACATGCGGAAAACAAGGCCGCTTCGCTGGATTACCGCCGGGTAAAAGGCGGGCTGCTGGTGCAGGCGGCTGATGAACTGGCCGAAGAGGCCCTTCAGACCAAGGTAGCCACCAACCGGGCACCCACCGCTGAGGAAATGGCAGATTTGAAATTCGCCTGGCGGGCAGTCAAGCATATTAAATCAAACGCCATTGTCCTGGCTAAAAATAAAGTCCTGCTGGGAATGGGCGCAGGGCAACCCAACCGAGTAGTCAGCGTAGACATTGCCAAGAGCAAGGCCGGTGAGGCCTCAAAGGGCAGTGTCATGGCCTCAGATGCCATGTTTCCCTTCCCTGACAGCGTTGAACAGGCGGCTGCCGCCGGAGTAACCGCCATTATCCAGCCGGGCGGTTCTATCCGTGACCAGGAATCTATTGACGCTGCCAACAAGTACAATATAGCTATGGTATTTACCGGTACCCGCCACTTCCGCCATTAG
- a CDS encoding nicotinate phosphoribosyltransferase yields the protein MPVKPKFNIPGNLLSGDTTDIYFARTVEILAKENQNPETVMEVFTTRPGILCGLSEAVELLQAVLPAGEGEIWALEDGDQISAKEVVMRIKAPYLSFGLYETVYLGMLASGTGWATAARECVEAAGDIPVTSFGARHIHPLVAGRMDYAAMIGGCKGCSSIEGARLWGISPSGTIPHSLILVMGDTLKATLAFDKHMPPQVPRVALVDTFKDEVEESLRVAEAMGQRLDSVRLDTPFERGRVTADLVKEVRANLDMAGHNHVKIFVSGGLTPERIRYFAENNAPVDGYGTGSYISGARPIDFTADLHEIAGKAVAKRGRIPGLSQNPRLKKVR from the coding sequence ATGCCTGTTAAACCGAAGTTCAATATACCCGGGAACCTGCTCTCAGGTGATACCACTGATATTTATTTTGCCCGTACGGTGGAAATACTGGCTAAGGAAAACCAGAACCCGGAGACGGTAATGGAAGTATTTACCACCCGCCCCGGTATTCTGTGCGGCCTGAGCGAGGCTGTAGAGCTTCTGCAGGCGGTATTACCGGCGGGTGAGGGTGAAATATGGGCTTTGGAAGATGGCGACCAGATTTCCGCCAAGGAAGTTGTGATGCGTATCAAAGCTCCTTACCTGAGCTTCGGTCTTTACGAGACTGTTTATTTGGGTATGCTGGCATCCGGCACAGGCTGGGCAACCGCCGCCCGTGAATGTGTTGAAGCGGCCGGGGATATACCCGTTACCAGTTTTGGTGCCCGCCATATTCACCCGCTGGTTGCCGGACGGATGGATTATGCCGCCATGATAGGCGGGTGCAAAGGCTGTTCGTCTATTGAAGGGGCGCGCCTCTGGGGCATCAGCCCTTCGGGCACTATTCCCCATTCCCTGATACTGGTTATGGGTGATACCCTGAAAGCTACCCTGGCCTTTGACAAACACATGCCGCCCCAAGTACCCAGAGTAGCTCTGGTGGACACCTTCAAGGACGAGGTGGAAGAAAGCCTGCGGGTAGCCGAAGCCATGGGACAAAGGCTGGACAGTGTCAGACTGGACACCCCCTTTGAGAGAGGCAGGGTCACGGCTGACCTGGTTAAAGAAGTGCGGGCTAATCTGGATATGGCCGGACACAATCACGTCAAGATATTCGTTTCCGGCGGCCTTACCCCGGAACGTATCCGCTACTTCGCAGAGAATAACGCCCCGGTAGACGGCTACGGCACAGGCAGTTATATAAGCGGCGCCCGCCCCATTGACTTCACTGCAGACCTGCACGAAATTGCGGGCAAAGCGGTAGCCAAGCGGGGACGTATTCCCGGTCTATCCCAAAATCCCCGCCTTAAAAAAGTGCGTTAA
- the hgcC gene encoding HgcAB-associated protein HgcC: MEEKCCCGVDAILSVDARGQLVLPKEIRTKLNIQPGDKLAAITRHSGGKPCCLLLIKADEFSELANEIVSPILKNMTVAGGN, from the coding sequence ATGGAAGAAAAATGTTGCTGCGGGGTAGATGCCATCTTAAGCGTAGATGCCCGCGGCCAGCTGGTACTGCCCAAAGAAATCCGCACCAAACTGAATATTCAGCCGGGAGACAAGCTGGCAGCTATCACCCGCCATTCAGGCGGCAAGCCCTGCTGTCTGCTGCTTATCAAAGCAGACGAATTTTCAGAACTGGCAAACGAAATAGTCAGCCCTATTTTAAAAAATATGACAGTGGCAGGAGGAAATTAG
- a CDS encoding arsenite methyltransferase, translating into MTDIKKLVRDEYGHIAERAASPASGCSCCSCNSDIAAESSLQAGYTEEEINSVPEGANLGLGCGNPLALAEIKEGETVLDLGSGGGFDCFLASPRVGAKGKVIGVDMTPQMLSIAKRNAFQGGYTNVEFIQGEIENLPLESDSIDLIISNCVINLSPDKPAVFKEALRVLKPGGRIVISDIVLEGELPDEVRKSAAAYISCIAGAEQFDDYLDIINEAGFVDITLLSKETYGADSCCNDDEGCGCSCGCSGESCQSGEDTETNALDGLISSLRLRAYKPL; encoded by the coding sequence GTGACAGACATCAAAAAACTGGTTCGTGACGAATATGGACATATCGCCGAAAGAGCGGCTTCGCCAGCCAGCGGCTGCAGCTGTTGCAGCTGCAATTCTGACATAGCCGCCGAATCCAGCCTTCAGGCAGGCTACACCGAAGAGGAAATAAACTCCGTTCCCGAAGGGGCAAACCTGGGGCTGGGGTGCGGCAACCCTCTGGCACTGGCTGAAATAAAAGAGGGTGAGACCGTACTGGACCTGGGGTCAGGCGGCGGCTTTGACTGCTTTCTGGCAAGCCCGCGGGTAGGTGCAAAAGGCAAAGTAATAGGTGTTGACATGACACCCCAAATGCTGTCTATAGCCAAACGCAATGCTTTTCAGGGCGGCTATACCAATGTAGAGTTTATCCAGGGGGAGATTGAAAACCTGCCGCTGGAGTCAGACAGCATAGACCTTATCATCTCCAACTGCGTAATAAACCTGTCACCGGACAAGCCTGCCGTTTTCAAGGAAGCCCTGCGGGTGCTCAAGCCGGGCGGGCGGATAGTTATATCTGATATTGTACTGGAAGGTGAACTGCCGGACGAAGTCCGCAAATCTGCCGCTGCCTATATAAGCTGTATTGCCGGGGCAGAACAGTTTGACGATTATCTGGATATCATCAATGAGGCCGGCTTTGTTGACATAACATTACTTTCCAAAGAAACCTATGGCGCAGATAGCTGCTGTAACGACGATGAAGGTTGCGGATGCAGCTGCGGCTGTTCAGGCGAATCCTGCCAGAGCGGTGAAGATACTGAAACCAACGCACTGGACGGCCTGATAAGCAGTCTCAGGTTAAGGGCTTACAAACCGCTTTAA